TCTGTAAATTTCATCCATATCTCACGCTGGGCAATGTAACTCTTCCCGACAATATCAGGTTGGTAGATTCCAAGAGCGATGCATACCCGCTTCTCCCCCTTTGTGATCTGTTGTTAACGGATTACTCCTCTGTATATTTTGATTTTCTACTAGTAGACAACCCCATGGTTTTCTACCCGTATGACTATGAGCAATATATCAGTAAAAATCGTGAGCTTCTTTTTGATTACGATTCAATGACTCCGGGTAAAAAAGTAATGACCGAAGCCGAACTCTATACCGCCTTTGAAGATATAATGCTAAAAAACATCGATGATTTCGTGGACGTAAGACAGAAACTGAGGGACTTATCTTTCAGCAATGCTGACGGTAAGGCAGCCAAAAGACTTGGCGAGCATATAGTTTCTAACTATCTATAAATAAACGGAGGCGTACAACATGAAAGCTATTATTCTTGCAGCAGGTATCGGCAGCAGACTCAGCAGACCTTTCCCGAAATCACTTTCTGTACTGCCATACGGAGAAACAATTCTCGGTAGACAGGTTAGAATATTAAAAGATCTTGGCGTGACTGAAATCATCATCGTGGTCGGCTTCAAAATGACCCTAATCATGGAAAACTTCCCGAACGTTTACTACAAATACAATCCCAATTACTACATTACGAACACGTCTAAAAGTCTGCTTTGCGCCATCGAAGACTTAGACGATGATATTCTCTGGATGAACGGAGACGTTGTATTTGATAAAGCAATTATTCGTGAGATTCTCAGCATTAAAGATGATAATTTCGTCTGTGTTGACCGCAAATCATGCGGCGAAGAAGAAGTTAAATATACCCGTAATGAACAAGGATACATCAACGAAATTTCCAAAGAAGTCCTAAACGCAGAAGGCGAAGCGGTCGGCATCAATATGATCCGCAAGCGCGACCTCAAAACTTACGCAGAAGCACTTCGCAAATGCGATGATAACGATTACTTCGAAAAAGCCATTGAGATGATAATTCAGGACGGTGTTCAGATTAAGCCCGTAGACATCTCTGATCACAAATGTATCGAAGTCGATTTCGAAGAAGATTGGGTTTCAGCTCAGGCAACTTTCACAACAGCGGGACAATAGATATGCAGGTCGCAATCATCCCCGCTCGCGCGGGTAGTAAACGTATTCCCAAAAAATCGATCCGTCCTTTTCTAGGGAAGCCGCTAATTGCCTATGCCATTGAGGCCGCCCGTGACAGCGGTTTTTTTGACCATATTATAGTAAGCACAGACAGCGAAGAGTTTGCAGAAGTAGTACGAGAATATGGCGGGAAAGTTCCTTTCATGCGTCCGGCTGAGCTTGCAGATGATTTTGCTGCAACAGCGCCAGTCATAGAACATGCCCTTAACTGGGTGCGGGAAAACCTTGGCGATCCCGAAAGATATTGCCAATTTTACGCGAATCCTTTTGTCACGGCTGAGAGTATTCGCGGTGGATATAAGCTCCTGCGCGAGAAAAAGGCGAACTGTGTTCTGGGCGTGACCGAATTTGCATACCCGATACTGCGCTCCTTTAAGCTTAATGAACAGGGCGGCGTGACATATGCCTTCCCCGAATACAGCCAAAGTAG
This window of the Maridesulfovibrio frigidus DSM 17176 genome carries:
- a CDS encoding phosphocholine cytidylyltransferase family protein yields the protein MKAIILAAGIGSRLSRPFPKSLSVLPYGETILGRQVRILKDLGVTEIIIVVGFKMTLIMENFPNVYYKYNPNYYITNTSKSLLCAIEDLDDDILWMNGDVVFDKAIIREILSIKDDNFVCVDRKSCGEEEVKYTRNEQGYINEISKEVLNAEGEAVGINMIRKRDLKTYAEALRKCDDNDYFEKAIEMIIQDGVQIKPVDISDHKCIEVDFEEDWVSAQATFTTAGQ
- the pseF gene encoding pseudaminic acid cytidylyltransferase — encoded protein: MQVAIIPARAGSKRIPKKSIRPFLGKPLIAYAIEAARDSGFFDHIIVSTDSEEFAEVVREYGGKVPFMRPAELADDFAATAPVIEHALNWVRENLGDPERYCQFYANPFVTAESIRGGYKLLREKKANCVLGVTEFAYPILRSFKLNEQGGVTYAFPEYSQSRSQDLPTFFHDAAQFYWHELTDLPADRTEGLNLPYFLPRHMAVDIDTPEDWEIAERLYKAFATDA